The following are encoded in a window of Onthophagus taurus isolate NC chromosome 3, IU_Otau_3.0, whole genome shotgun sequence genomic DNA:
- the LOC111416558 gene encoding activator of 90 kDa heat shock protein ATPase homolog 1, with protein sequence MAKWGEGDPRWIVEERPDATNVNNWHWTEKNASAWSRDRLKELFKNVEIPSELAQLVVTQVDDCEGEASANNRKGKLIFFYEWNVTLKWSGTLQDGTGMKHSGKVTIPNLSEENNVDEVEIQITLNDSDEEGEILKEIMHKEGRKIIREKLTQYIVSLKEEFSKGMILPKKDEKIKPDGVKTLTSGFNKKINMAPIVSNSKQIGLKIDTGTIKITEKFQCKSQDFYDAMTRIEMVQAFTRGPVKLEPSKGGKFELFGGNINGIFEELIPGKKIVQQWRYKQWPDGHYSTVTINIDEKSDHTEITVVQIGVPKSEMEVTKQNWERYYWDSMKRTFGFGAFFTSID encoded by the exons atggcTAAATGGGGCGAAGGAGACCCACGTTGGATTGTAGAAGAGCGTCCCGATGCGACTAATGTAAATAATTGGCATTGGACTGAAAAGAATGCGAGTGCTTGGTCGCGAGATCGTTTGAAGgagttgtttaaaaatgtggaGATTCCGAGCGAATTGGCTCAATTAGTAGTGACGCAGGTGGATGATTGCGAAGGCGAAGCCTCGGCTAATAAcagaaaaggaaaattaatattcttttatgaATGGAATGTTACATTGAAGTGGTCCGGAACGTTGCAAGATGGAACGGGAATGAAACATTCTGGAAAAGTTACCATTCCTAATCTATCGGAAGAAAATAATGTGGATGAAGTCGAG attcaaataacattaaatgatAGCGACGAAGAAggagaaattttaaaagaaatcatGCATAAAGAaggtagaaaaataataaggGAAAAATTAACCCAATACAttgttagtttaaaagaagaattttcaaaaggaatgattttaccaaaaaaagacGAAAAAATTAAGCCTGATGGTGTTAAAACATTAACAAGTGGGttcaataaaaagattaatatGGCCCCAATTGTTTCCAATTCAAAACAAATcggattaaaaattgatacgGGTACTATCAAAATCACCGAGAAGTTTCAATGTAAATCTCAAGACTTTTACGACGCAATGACCCGTATAGAAATGGTCCAAGCATTTACAAGAGGGCCGGTTAAATTGGAACCCTCAAAAGGTGGTAAATTTGAATTGTTTGGTGGAAATATTAATgggatttttgaagaattaatTCCTGGGAAAAAGATTGTTCAACAATGGAGATATAAGCAGTGGCCTGATGGGCATTATTCAACAGTTACAATTAATATAGAtgaaaaa agtGATCATACAGAAATTACCGTGGTACAAATTGGGGTACCTAAAAGTGAAATGGAAGTGACTAAACAAAATTGGGAACGTTATTATTGGGACTCAATGAAAAGAACCTTTGGTTTTGGAGCATTTTTCACATCAATCGATTAA
- the LOC111416559 gene encoding TM2 domain-containing protein amaretto, giving the protein MKLIIFLILLLHLSSSNGEHLLQSIQQTQNETFNPRGPKVLCSFLSWEFITCLEPEDHKGNKTSRDELGRGCVHFGGMRYEEVERTKVVCKVLDGIECYGNTTFLREGVPCIKYSEQYFTTTLLYSILLGFLGMDRFCLGQTGTAVGKLLTLGGLGIWWIVDVVLLITNNLTPEDGSNWNPYV; this is encoded by the coding sequence ATGAaactaattatatttttaattttattattacatttatcCTCATCGAACGGAGAGCATCTCTTACAATCAATACAACAAACtcaaaatgaaacttttaacCCCCGAGGACCTAAAGTGCTTTGTTCGTTTCTTTCGTGGGAATTCATAACGTGTTTAGAACCTGAAGATCATAAAGGTAACAAGACTTCTCGCGATGAACTTGGTCGTGGATGTGTCCATTTTGGTGGGATGCGTTATGAAGAGGTTGAACGAACGAAGGTGGTTTGTAAAGTTTTGGATGGTATCGAATGTTATGGAAATACGACGTTTCTTAGAGAAGGAGTGCCTTGTATTAAATATTCGGAGCAATATTTCACCACTACTTTATTGTATAGTATATTATTAGGTTTTTTGGGGATGGATAGGTTTTGTTTGGGTCAAACTGGAACTGCTGTGGggaaattattaacattaggAGGATTGGGTATTTGGTGGATTGTTGATGTGGTGTTGTTGATTACCAATAATTTAACCCctgaagatggtagtaattgGAACCCTTATGTGTGA